The following are encoded in a window of Solibacillus sp. FSL R7-0668 genomic DNA:
- a CDS encoding LptM family lipoprotein → MKKFIFTLLCLLVLAGCGQKEPTLDDELLFELQDVNDKEFKLLMERTTNFTEQEIKQNYATLVFDYQVRNGKKFDKLTVAPNDTIGQLMDAVRFEGGIRFMNGDGKGSNFRNGSFERDSFRLVLYTKDFTKEQIRDIVSNYELEVGWKNKDGRWQTEIIPAGASFKDMRGQ, encoded by the coding sequence ATGAAAAAGTTCATTTTCACACTGCTATGCCTGCTTGTGCTCGCAGGCTGTGGACAAAAGGAGCCAACATTAGATGATGAATTATTATTTGAATTGCAGGATGTCAATGACAAGGAATTTAAATTGTTAATGGAACGTACGACCAATTTTACAGAACAAGAGATTAAGCAAAACTATGCGACACTTGTCTTCGATTATCAGGTACGAAATGGTAAAAAATTCGATAAACTAACGGTGGCGCCTAATGATACTATTGGTCAATTAATGGATGCAGTTAGGTTTGAGGGTGGAATTAGATTTATGAATGGCGATGGAAAAGGAAGCAATTTTAGAAATGGTAGTTTCGAACGAGACTCATTCCGCCTTGTATTATATACGAAGGATTTTACAAAAGAGCAAATCCGAGACATTGTGAGCAACTATGAATTAGAGGTTGGATGGAAAAATAAAGACGGGCGCTGGCAAACTGAAATAATACCAGCAGGTGCGTCATTTAAGGATATGAGGGGACAGTAA
- a CDS encoding sulfurtransferase TusA family protein, giving the protein MKKTLEVLGMVCPFPLIEAKEAIKELSSGDELEVQFDCTQGTESIPRWAAEDGHEVTNYEQLGEASWTITIKKK; this is encoded by the coding sequence ATGAAAAAAACATTAGAAGTATTAGGGATGGTTTGTCCATTCCCATTAATCGAAGCAAAAGAAGCCATTAAAGAATTAAGCTCTGGCGATGAGTTAGAAGTCCAATTCGACTGCACACAAGGCACAGAATCTATTCCACGCTGGGCAGCAGAAGATGGGCACGAAGTAACAAACTATGAGCAACTCGGCGAAGCATCTTGGACGATTACCATTAAGAAAAAATAA
- a CDS encoding YeeE/YedE family protein: MLQMALTGILCGALLGFVMQRGRFCLTGGFRDMYIAKDNRMFYALLVAIAVQAVGVFVLIEAGAFEYQAGQLSLWATIAGAFVFGIGIILAGGCATGTWYRAGEGLIGSWIALAFYMLMAAIMKSGPLAQFTVDARSPVVGTDSIANTFGINVWFLVIPFVALVAFIVFRELRKPRVKIPSLKPKKSGLAHILFEKRWNPYASAALIGLIATVAWPLSAATGRIFGLGVTTPSANILQFLVSGNLDILNWGVFLVLGILFGSYFAAKMSGEFRLRTPDSKTVVRSSAGGILMGFGASLAGGCSIGNGLVMTAMMTWSGWIALAFMILGTWTASYFVFVRPAKQRAVVRN, from the coding sequence ATGTTACAAATGGCTTTAACGGGCATCCTTTGTGGTGCTTTATTAGGTTTTGTGATGCAGCGTGGGCGTTTCTGCTTAACAGGCGGTTTCCGTGATATGTATATCGCAAAAGATAATCGTATGTTTTACGCGTTGCTTGTAGCCATTGCGGTGCAAGCAGTTGGTGTGTTTGTATTGATCGAAGCAGGTGCCTTTGAATACCAAGCAGGGCAGTTGTCATTATGGGCAACGATTGCAGGGGCATTTGTTTTTGGTATCGGGATTATTTTAGCGGGTGGCTGTGCGACAGGTACTTGGTATCGTGCAGGTGAAGGGTTAATTGGAAGCTGGATTGCATTAGCATTCTATATGTTAATGGCAGCAATAATGAAATCAGGTCCTTTAGCACAATTTACAGTGGATGCACGGTCACCAGTTGTTGGGACGGATTCAATTGCCAATACATTTGGCATTAATGTTTGGTTTTTAGTCATTCCGTTTGTGGCATTAGTAGCATTTATTGTGTTCCGTGAATTACGTAAGCCACGCGTGAAAATTCCAAGCTTAAAGCCGAAAAAATCTGGATTAGCCCATATTTTATTCGAAAAACGTTGGAATCCATATGCATCTGCGGCTTTAATCGGCTTAATTGCAACCGTCGCATGGCCATTAAGTGCAGCAACAGGGCGTATTTTCGGACTTGGGGTGACTACACCTTCTGCAAACATTTTACAATTTTTAGTGTCAGGGAATTTAGATATCCTTAACTGGGGTGTGTTCTTAGTTTTAGGTATTTTATTTGGCTCGTATTTCGCAGCAAAAATGAGCGGCGAGTTCCGTTTACGTACACCGGACTCAAAAACAGTTGTACGATCTTCAGCGGGCGGTATTTTAATGGGCTTCGGCGCAAGTCTTGCAGGTGGCTGCTCAATCGGTAACGGGCTAGTCATGACGGCCATGATGACTTGGTCTGGCTGGATTGCATTAGCATTTATGATTTTAGGTACATGGACAGCATCTTATTTTGTATTCGTGCGTCCGGCAAAACAACGTGCAGTTGTGCGTAATTAG
- a CDS encoding pentapeptide repeat-containing protein: MKIDRPKIPIELTEKRFHDLYYEEDPIHENSLITGADFSDESVDHMQLYRSIIKNCTFIHTDFSKMDLLDVRFENCDLSNVNLTKASIHRVEFINCKLLGSNFSESSIGNVKFENSILNMSSFGGSKLEKVVFQENSLQNADFYDCKLKKVEFNYCNLNEASFEDTSLKGIDISSSSFEDLTISIEALKGCIVSTSQAILFSTLMGLVIKD; this comes from the coding sequence ATGAAAATTGATCGTCCAAAAATCCCGATAGAGTTAACGGAGAAAAGATTCCATGATTTGTATTATGAGGAGGACCCAATACACGAAAATAGCCTGATAACAGGAGCAGATTTTTCTGATGAATCGGTAGACCATATGCAACTTTATCGTTCTATTATTAAGAATTGCACATTCATCCATACAGATTTCAGTAAAATGGATTTGCTGGATGTGCGATTTGAAAACTGTGATTTATCCAATGTCAATCTTACGAAAGCGTCGATTCATCGAGTGGAATTCATTAATTGTAAATTGCTTGGCAGTAATTTCTCGGAATCATCCATTGGAAATGTAAAATTTGAGAACTCGATTTTGAATATGTCGAGCTTTGGTGGTTCAAAGCTTGAAAAAGTGGTTTTTCAGGAGAATTCGCTGCAAAATGCGGACTTTTATGATTGTAAGTTAAAAAAAGTTGAGTTTAATTATTGTAATTTAAATGAAGCGAGCTTTGAGGACACGTCACTTAAGGGTATAGACATCAGTTCTTCAAGTTTTGAGGATTTAACGATTTCAATTGAAGCTTTAAAAGGATGTATCGTATCCACTTCACAAGCTATTCTTTTTTCAACGTTAATGGGGTTAGTTATTAAAGATTAG